Genomic segment of Hydractinia symbiolongicarpus strain clone_291-10 chromosome 5, HSymV2.1, whole genome shotgun sequence:
AGTTAACTAATAATTGATCTAAACATCCTTATTAGACCTAAATTCGTTACATTAAAGTActtattattgtgttttattgcaaaaaatataGTAAAAGAAGCATAGCTAAGGATGGCACCATGTTCATTTAAAACATGTTGGTAAACTAGAGCATACATAGATACCTGCGTGGACAGCCCATCAGCAAAGGTTTTAATTCTTGAATCTACTTCATAACCCTAAAAAACGTTGGTTTTAAATAAGGGGTAAATAAGTAATTATTAAAACATGGTAATAATTTGCTAACACACTAAAAcgcgaaacaaaaaaattcaaacctACCTTAGGTGTTGCAATTTTCAAGTTCATGCCAAGTTTAGGCGCAGTCATCATTATTGAGTTGACAACATTGTTACCATCACCCACCCAAGATAAAGTTAAACCTTTGATTGATTGAAAATGCTCCTGCAAAAAAGAGATTTATCAGCAAGTTTTAAAATAACACGAATGTCAGTAGTATTATTGCTTAGTTTTAATTCCACAGAGAATTCACAACAATGtatgaaattaaaatatttgaacCAATTAACTTAAGGTCAAGCTGAACGCAGATTTTTAGGGATTGGTAGTTCAGTGACTAGAGTACTTGACTTATGTCCAAAAGGTTGAGGGTTTGATAACTGCATATAAAGCAGTTGGGAGAAATTTCAGACATTTTCGAAAGCCTTTAATACTTTAGAACTGCCTTTTGCGTGATACTAAACGATATTATATACTTTACAAGGAAAATCTGATAGCCTTAGACGCATCTAAATTACTGTTgataaaaaagataatttaacaaGTGCACACTTACATAAAGTGTGAGAAAATCAGCTATACTCTGCAATGGATGGTACAGTTCTGATAACCCACTTAAAGTAAACATACCAAATATTAAACATCGTTCAACAAACAGCTAACAAATAAGAGGCAATAAGTATTAAATATGTATCATAAAAAAGTTCTTATAAATACTTAATAACTGGAACAGTGGCATCACGTGAAATATCTTCTAATGTTGAATGTGCATAAACGCGACCAAAAATTATATCAACCATTCTTGACATCAcgctttaaacaaaaatataaacaacctcTTGAAACATCCTGAAATATAGGTAGTCTTTAGCTCTAggacataattttaaaaatgcttttgtaaTCTTATGTATAATGTGTTAGAGCAGCCCTTAGAATTCAAATTCTGCTACCTTACACTAGCCAAGGCCAACAAACTTTGGCCTATCATATTCTCCAAAACTtttgttactttaaaatttattaaatgtgtaaaaaattatatatacaacAGTTCATGACCACATATCCTTAAAATCCTTTATTTTTCCTTTCAAAATAAACAGATAGACAACATTTTTCTAatgttggagacaagtgggAGATTTTTGAACTCGTGAACTCCCACAATTGAATTAGCAAAGCTCTCTTAGGCTTAACTTCCTTCTCTCTGATAGCAAAAATCATGTTCAATTAAAAACAAGgtaaggtaatttttttaaataattaaaaataaaaattataaatacattGCAGTGTCCTTCAAGCTTTCCCCTTCACCAAGATGAATATCCTGTGGACTCAGAAAAATTGGGTATCCTCCTAATATTGAAAttgctaaaaaagaaaaaagaacaaaatttgcCTTCTCTTAAAACCAACAGAACTTGTTATTTTACATTGAGAAGTCAGTATACAGATCATCTGGGGCTTTCAATGAATCGTTCATGCTACAGGAGGCAAGGTCAAAAGACACAGCAACCTTTTACGCTCTTTAGGCTTTTTAGTTCTAAACTGCATAGCTAATTCTTTTTAATCTTTTATTAAAGTTTCATGATAACAAatatgcatattttttaaactaaggtgcattgctttaaaaaaatattaaaactatcTACTGCGAGGGCGATGCttagttttattttgttctaaTTATTTAGAACCTGAGAATATTTACCTGTTTCCATGGACAGTCTTGTTCTCGTGCTTTTCTTCTCAAAAATCAATCCAATATTTTTACCATCCAATAAATCAAATTtctaaaagcaaaacaaacctAAAAGGAATTAGCATAGCTACCAAACCAACCAGATTCCATTATTTCCATCACTTCTGATAGTTTAATTTATCTTCGAAAACAACCTTTCTAAAAGTCTTTACTGGGACTAACATGCAAATTATATCCCTCTTCTATTTTAAGGTAGAACCATGCTTAcataaaagattaaaatattaccttttatatttttaaaactatttttttcaaaacatatttGACTTGGtttactttaataaaaaaaactagtCAGATTCTTATGTTATAAATTCTATGGATTAGCCTAAATGCTGTAAATCCCACACATTTGCAGCAGCATTGGCAGTatgaaattaaataagaaaataacactttataaaatactttattttctttcttgaccaaatatttaaattcagcTGCAGTTGCCAGAAGGTCTTTAATTTCTTTAGGAGAATAATCTTTAAGAGTCAAGAAGTCACGTCCTTTAAGAGTTgaactaaaaaataacaaatgtgaTGTTAACACTGATTCTAATGGAGctacaaagttttatttaaaatttttggtttttatcAAATAATCTGTTTAAACATAACATAAAAATCAAACTCAATCGTAAAATTAGTTTTCTCATAAACAGAAATACGATATATATTTTCTCTTTACAACTAATTCTATAtatattttccttttaaaaagcATAGTGTATCtcagatttatttttatttttgtcagaATTGTGTTGAAGACGATATTTAGGTTCATTTAGAAGTTTAAGGTGCGGCTGTTTAAACAGAAGCTAACTATACTAAAAAACCAGAAACAAGCAGCAACTTAACTTGGCAGGTCTTTTACATTCTTGACAAGAAAAAGAAAGCTGCAGTCCAGGTAACAGTGACATTTAATACAAAATGCCCTTTCCatttcatatatttttatatatatattttaatgctGCAAACAATGTTTACTGTGCGAAATTTCCGATTTTCCAAACCTGTCTATTGGGACAAGACTGTTGGTAAATACATGGTGAATGAGCAGCATAAAATATAGTAATTGTTGTCACACCCAACACAACAAAGCCAAACAATTTTTATCTTAGTTGATAAACTTTTGCGCAGACTTATTTTTGCAATGTCCAAAAAAATACAATACCTATATTTCAGGCTTACTTATTGAAATAAAGTAGTCTTTAAATGAATTTGCTCATATCATGAGGCTATTCTAtttgtataaatatacaaaaaaaaaatcaaaaatacttttattttttaaatgttttacaaAGTTGATTTTAGTGGAAAAGTCATTTCTATTAATTTTGAAAAGATTTAATTTTGTGAATTGACCTTTCCAGGAATTTTCAAGCAGAAAATTTTCGCAAATATGGATAAAATTTCTGAAATTCGGCAAAACTAatctttgcgaaaattaatcaacttaagGTAGATGCaaacttattttcaaaattctttcCATAGTGACTATAGACACAAATTCTCTATTCGGATCATTTTGGGACGATGGGTAATTATGAAAATTATTCAGGaaaattttaatgttaaatATTGAGGTGAGccacaaaaaatttaatttttttgttatttttaatacaaaGCTGTATATAGATAGATGGGCATTATTTACATAGttggcctcacaaatattgaggatatataccctgtctatcatttccaggaggggtcacggcttagatggggagtcctatagagtatttaatgctcattttgagctacacagacccaattagggtccgcgttctactagacaactccaagcaacatccaacagcccatgTGCCActtccccaatttccctcacatggcttgggttaacccagcactctatggtaacattcactagCCCATGTTAAATCGCCGCCAAAGGGAATATACTATGaattttttgaatcatttttatataggaatgtttttacttttagatGAGAATTTCAAATTGTATATATTCCAAGACCCTTTTAAAATTTCACATAAAACATAAGTGACAACTGATGATGTCTAAATCCATGAGataagttttaaaatataagaaatgtTTGTGAAGTGTTACACATTTCCAATGTTCTAAAAGTACATACGTTTTTTTTTCCTCTCCTGCTGGTAAACTATTCTGAAAAAGTCTTGTCACACATCTTTGGTTCCCAAGACAACTTCTGCCAATTAAAAAATTTGTGAATTTGGAAAGattcatatttttaaattccCTGAAATAAATGCATTCAAAATAcgaagtaaaaataataaagcaacAGTATAGCATATAGCTTTCATTTATCCTGcaataaaagtttaattaaatgTTCTAATGGCAATCAAATACAGCCAATAGTGCTAAGATAATTTAATGCATTTCATTTTAGGAATCTGAGAAAACAACACCCACGGACACACCTCCAAAAACGTCATTGCAAGCATAAAATTCATTCATTACTATTAGCTATATATTAAGTTGTGTAGAATAATACAgtcaaatgaaaaataattttttttttgttgtttcttgtttttttcgtGCAGGCAgatattttatgtatttataaCACGAAGCACGAGTGGAACACGTGAAAGCCTGCCTACCATTTACCAATTCCACGCAGCCAGGTTATTTTTAGACGCAATATTCTTTTTCCATTCGGTAAAATATTCAACACGCATAACTCCCCGGGTTTCCTGGGTCACTCCTTACCTGCTGAAGCGCGCAACAATGGCGAACATAGAAGACACTGAAATAACTGTATTTCAACAACAGGAAAATAATCAAACAGATCCGCCTAATGACCTTACAAGTTTTCAATTTGTTCCCGACAAAATTGTGGATTTTTCGATCAGTCAGGTACTggggaattttattttttatttaacggAGCTTCCTCCTTTGCCCTGAACGTGTGGCCATGGATCATAATGTCAAATTTCACATTCGATGTTTGATTAAAGGCTTGTACTTCACATTATTTTTAAGTGTGTGTGttaagaaataaaaagtttCTTGTACACCAACAAATAATGATCTTTCACAGGCAGAACTTAGCCAGACTACCCAACTAGACTTTCACTCAATTTAAGCATGGCTAGCTACATGGCTGTGACTAGGTTATTTAATCAACCCAGTTGATGTGTTTTAAGTCCTAACAGATTTCAAAGCATGCACATGGAATCCTTTTTTTCACCAGCAATGAAACCATACTAAGTTTCATTGCTGGTTAGCTATAATAACTATATAGCTAGAGCTGTATATAACAATATATATGATTAACCTTGCTATAGAAATGTGGTTCTACAGAACTtttaaagctcctatttgaACTACAAAATCTCTAAAATTCTGGTCAGTGACTAGACAAAAACTGCCTATAAGCTAGAAATTGAAAACTGCCTAAGCTACCTCATTATCGATTGTGAATAGTATTTGGCAATGTTTATCAAAGTTTTACCAAAGGGATTGTTTTACGTGCACACATTATGTTAGCAAAAATTGCAGACATTATACATTAAGTTTTCAATGCTGTTTTATAGCTATTtgggaaacattttttttccgtAATTTAGGTATAGATATATACATGTTTCAAGTGAAATATATTACAATGAGATTTCAATTTGTACGCTGCAAAAAAAGGAGGAGACTGGGGAAACTAAT
This window contains:
- the LOC130645560 gene encoding ornithine transcarbamylase, mitochondrial-like, whose translation is MNLSKFTNFLIGRSCLGNQRCVTRLFQNSLPAGEEKKTSTLKGRDFLTLKDYSPKEIKDLLATAAEFKYLVKKENKKFDLLDGKNIGLIFEKKSTRTRLSMETAISILGGYPIFLSPQDIHLGEGESLKDTAIVMSRMVDIIFGRVYAHSTLEDISRDATVPVINGLSELYHPLQSIADFLTLYEHFQSIKGLTLSWVGDGNNVVNSIMMTAPKLGMNLKIATPKGYEVDSRIKTFADGLSTQYGTSIEYTTDAMKACEGTNVIVTDTWVSMGEEEQKEKKLKDFEGYQVNMKMGSVAADNWCFLHCLPRKPYEVDHEVFYSDRSLVFDEAENRKWTAMAVLVKLLTNYQTKMKFE